ATTTTTTAATATTCAAAAAGAGATAAGCCAAGAAGAAATAAGAATCCATGATAGAATAAAAAAGGGCGGTAGAATCGAAAAAACAAAGAACATAGATGTCTTTAGGTTTTTATTTGTGGTTCTAAAATATTTTCCAGAGTATAATTTTATTGAGTATAAGGTTGATGGATTTGTTGATGAGATTCTTTCATTAAAGCAAAATTTCACTGAGGGAGAATTAAATGATGCATTAGAAAAACATCTTTCTTTTGCTGATAAAATAGAACAAAAGATAAAACAGAGGCTTAATCCATATACAAAAATCAGGTATTGCTTATTCAAGTTAGATTCCGTCAGATTTGAATCCTTGTTGACAATTCATCAGACAAAAATAATTAATAGCATGAGTTAACAGGAATATGAATAGCAGTGCCCAACATTTTGTATAAGTAATGGCAGGCAAAGTGCTTAATTTCAAGGTTTGTAGCCCGCTCAAATTGCGTAGCGGTTTGACAGGAAAGTGCCACGCAATCTGCCACGTTTCATGGTGCGCCTGGAAGCAGAACATCGGTAGAAGTAGTGTTCTGCATGCTGTAAATAAGATGGTGGAAATAGCCCCAGGCTGATGAACCACCAGTGTCGCTGTTCAGGCGGAGGCATTAAACCACCAAATGGTGCTAAGGTAAAGAGCCTTGGTGCTGAGCGATTTGGAAAAGTTATACCATGAGTATAACAGGTATGGATATAGGAGTTGAACGCAAGTACATTGTCTATGAGGTGACGAGAAGTGGGAACATCCTGTCACAAGCTACGGAGTATGAGACGGAGTGAAGAAGTATGGCAGAAATCTGATTACCGGCCATGCGAGAGGCGTCATACAGGCAGCAAGAACTATATCCGGGCTTATTTAAGGAACCCTGGAACCTGCGCTTTAATGTTAAGGGAGCAACGCAATGGGAACACCCCAGAGGTTTAAAACCGAAGTAAAGTGCAGGGACGGATTGTCCCGTAGTAGTGATGAAGTTCCTGTAATGGGAATGGAGCAAAGGGGCAAGTTATACAGTATCATAACATTTAACAACTCGCAAGAGGATGACTTTATGGAATGAGACAAAATCGGTACCGGTGAGCAAGGAACAAGTATGGCTTGCTTACAAGAAAGTGCGTTCCAACCATGGAAGCGCAGGGATTGACCAGGTCAGTATGGACGAATACGATGCAAACCGGTCAAAACACCTGTACAAGCTATGGAACAGGATGGCATCAGGGAGCTATTTTTCCCTGCCTGTAAAAGAAGTAGAGATACTCAAGAAAGACGGGAAAGTCCGCAAACTTGGTGTACCAACTATTAGCGACAGGGTAGGGCAGATGGTGGTCAAAGATTATTTAGAGCCGAGGTTCGAGAAGATATTCAGTCCACACTCTTACGGTTACCGACCCGACAAAAATGCCCATCAGGCATTAGCAGCGGTTCGGACAAACTGTAGGACGGCCGATTGGGTAATAGACCTTGACATCAAAGGGTTCTTTGACAACATAGACCATGAAAAGTTGCTGAAAGCCATAGAGAAACATGTACCCGAACAATGGTGCGCAATGTATATCAAACGGTGGTTGCAAGCACCGGTGCAGACAAAATCGGGAGAACTGATTGAAAAGCACGGCAAAGGCACACCACAAGGCGGTGTAATCAGCCCATTGCAGGCAAACTTGTTTCTCCACTATACCATGGACAAATGGCTGGAACAAACCCATCCTACAGTAAAGTATGTGTGTTATGCCGATGACGCTATTCTTCACTGTAATAGCAAAGTACAGGAAGATTACGTTTTCGCTAATCTGCACAGAAGGATGCAATCGGTAGGTTTGGAACTTCACCCGGATAAGACGAAAATTGTTTACTGTAAGGATTACAGGCGACAAGGTTCACACGAGGTTGTGAAATTCGATTTTCTGGGCTACAGTTTTCAGCCCCGGAGTACAGCCGCAGGCGGGAAAGGCCAGCTTTTTCTGGGCTATGACTGTGCAATCAGCATTGCTTCAAAGAAGCGTATAGCAGAGAAGATGAGAGAATTAGACATTCCACACCTGACCCACAAGAGTATAATGGGTGTGGCGCAATATCTTGATCCGTATATACGGGGATGGATAAGGTACTACGGTAAATTCAGGATTTCGATGTTGAACCCCGTCTTTCAGCTACTACGCAGACATCTAGTACAGTGGGCACGTAAAAGGTATAAGCGTTATAAAACAAGTATCAACAAGGCTTACGACTGGTTAAAACGCATCCGGGAGCAATTTCCGTATCTGTTTTACCAATGGCGCGTTGGATTTTATTTAAATAGAGCATAGATTTGTATAACAAGAGCCGTATGATGGGAGACTATCACGTACGGTTCTGTGAGAGGCTTAGAGTGAAATTCCCCTTGCCTACTCGACGCCGAACCGTTGTGGGTAATTCAGCAAAACAAAAAATTTATGCATATGGATCATGGTAAAATAGTCCTGATAACAGGGGCAAACAAAGGGATTGGCTTTGAAACAGCAAGGCAATTCGGGAAATTAGGGTATAGGGTACTTCTTGGAGCAAGGGATGGGGAGCGAGGTAACAAAGCGGTGGAATCTTTAATGGAAGAAGGTATTGATGCTCAGTTATTGGTGCTTGATGTTACAAACCAGGCTACGATTGATCATGCTGTCAGATTCATTGAGGACAAATACGGATACCTGGATATTCTCATTAACAATGCCGGGATCTTTTTGGAAAAAGGAGTGCTGCCAAGCCAACTTACCATGGCGACGTTAAGAGAAACATTCGAAGTGAATTTTTTCGGTGTTTTCGCCGTGACCACCGCGCTGCTTCCTTTACTGAAAAAATCTGCTGCAGGCAGAATCGTCAATGTTTCGAGCGGACAAGGTTCGCTTACGAGAAGCAGCAGTCCCGATGCCACAAGGCTGCAACTTGCATATAACAGTTCGAAAGCTGCGGTTAATGCATTGACCATTCAATTTGCAAAAGAATTAAGGGAGACACCCATAAAGATCAATGCTGCGGCACCGGGTTATACCATTACCGACATGAACGGGGGTAAAGGGAACAGAACGGTGCAGGAGGCTTCTACGGTTATTGTCAGGCTTGCATTATTAGATGAGACAGGCAGCAGTGGCGGGTATTTTGAAGATGCCGGAGAAATTCCGTGGTAGTCCTGATTCATTTACCGTAATACTGTCACAGGGATAAACGGCTTTTTTATTTCAAGTGAAAAAGCAATAGGAACCATCTCCATTCCCATAACAGATTGACATTCGACATTAGATCTTTTGTTGACTCCTGGTTGCTGGCTCATTTCGTGTAATAAGGGAATAAGGTTTGCCTGATCTTAATACGATCTATTGCTACTAAGGTTTAGTTACTTCCAAAATAAGGTTAAATCTCAAAAGCCAAACTTAACCGGGTTAATGGAAACGTGCGCAAATTGAATTATATTACTGCTTTGAAAAGTTACTCACCACATTTGTATAGGGCATCGGTGAGGACAGCAAATAAACACCGTCCACAATAACCTGATTTATATGTGCCTAAATGATTTATGATGATGGAAAATGATGTTTCGAATTACCTTTGTAAAAATGCCGGCTTAATGATATGCCATCCATTTTTGCCACAGTTGTTTTCAAATCTCAACTATTTGAATGAGAGCAGACAGTTTAAAGATGCTGATGCCACACTCCGCGCTGTTTTGCTGATGCAGTTTATTGCCACAGGAGCGATCACTGAAAGGAATGACGCAGAGTTGGCTTTTCCCAAAATCTTTTGTGGAATGCCCATGGATCATCCTATTCAGAATGAAGTGGTGCTATCGGCAGAGGAGCAACACATGGCCACAGAAATGCTGGAACGGTTAATGGCGCATTGGCTTCAAGCCGGAAAGGTAAGTATTGAAGGCTTGAGAGAGGTGTTTTTGCGTCGAAATGCAATGCTTACAAAAAATGATACCGGCTACAAGTTAATCGTGAAAAGAATGGCATTGGATATTTTATTAATATCTTTGCCCTGGAGCATCCATGTTGTTAAACTGCCCTGGAATTCAAATTATTTTTTTGTGGAATGGGGATAAATATAAAGCATCCGGTGTGATGAACGATTGACATTATGAATCGCATTTCTGCGTATGCTGCTAAACCGTAGTCCCGGCAGTTGCTCTGGTGACATGCAGACCCGGAGTGCGAGGAGAAGAATTTGACACCCAATGGGATAACTTTGTAACCGATAAGCAGCAGGCATACCTTAAATAAGAAGTAACCCTAAAACAGTAAAACGATGGATTTGTACGGACAAGCAAGTAAAAGCATTCCTCAAAAAGTAGTTATCCATTTGACAGAGATTCTATTGCTATGGCTCTCTTATTGGATATTGTTTCAAAGCGGTGGAAACTGGATTGAAAACCATCTATATATACATAATGCTGGCGGAGGCAGGGAAAGAAGAGTGATTATTTTCATATTCAACATCGTGATCTTCTTGCGGCTTGCCTATATGATGATTTTTTTGCTCAAGCGAAAAATACCGTGGGAAGAGAGCATAAGCGTGCCCTTCGCATTTGCACTTTACTTCATTGGATATTCCTTATTCGTCTTGCCATTTTCCCAACCTATCGGTGACCTGGATTATTTTGCAATAGCACTGTTCATGGTAGGTTGCCTACTAAACAGCGGAGGAGAAATTTTACGGGATAAATGGAAAAAGAACCCCGAAAATAAAGGGAAGCTATATACGGAAGGCTTCTTTAAATATTCGCGCCATATCAACTATTTCG
The sequence above is drawn from the Microbacter margulisiae genome and encodes:
- the ltrA gene encoding group II intron reverse transcriptase/maturase yields the protein MTLWNETKSVPVSKEQVWLAYKKVRSNHGSAGIDQVSMDEYDANRSKHLYKLWNRMASGSYFSLPVKEVEILKKDGKVRKLGVPTISDRVGQMVVKDYLEPRFEKIFSPHSYGYRPDKNAHQALAAVRTNCRTADWVIDLDIKGFFDNIDHEKLLKAIEKHVPEQWCAMYIKRWLQAPVQTKSGELIEKHGKGTPQGGVISPLQANLFLHYTMDKWLEQTHPTVKYVCYADDAILHCNSKVQEDYVFANLHRRMQSVGLELHPDKTKIVYCKDYRRQGSHEVVKFDFLGYSFQPRSTAAGGKGQLFLGYDCAISIASKKRIAEKMRELDIPHLTHKSIMGVAQYLDPYIRGWIRYYGKFRISMLNPVFQLLRRHLVQWARKRYKRYKTSINKAYDWLKRIREQFPYLFYQWRVGFYLNRA
- a CDS encoding SDR family oxidoreductase; the encoded protein is MHMDHGKIVLITGANKGIGFETARQFGKLGYRVLLGARDGERGNKAVESLMEEGIDAQLLVLDVTNQATIDHAVRFIEDKYGYLDILINNAGIFLEKGVLPSQLTMATLRETFEVNFFGVFAVTTALLPLLKKSAAGRIVNVSSGQGSLTRSSSPDATRLQLAYNSSKAAVNALTIQFAKELRETPIKINAAAPGYTITDMNGGKGNRTVQEASTVIVRLALLDETGSSGGYFEDAGEIPW
- a CDS encoding contractile injection system tape measure protein, producing the protein MENDVSNYLCKNAGLMICHPFLPQLFSNLNYLNESRQFKDADATLRAVLLMQFIATGAITERNDAELAFPKIFCGMPMDHPIQNEVVLSAEEQHMATEMLERLMAHWLQAGKVSIEGLREVFLRRNAMLTKNDTGYKLIVKRMALDILLISLPWSIHVVKLPWNSNYFFVEWG
- a CDS encoding DUF1295 domain-containing protein, yielding MDLYGQASKSIPQKVVIHLTEILLLWLSYWILFQSGGNWIENHLYIHNAGGGRERRVIIFIFNIVIFLRLAYMMIFLLKRKIPWEESISVPFAFALYFIGYSLFVLPFSQPIGDLDYFAIALFMVGCLLNSGGEILRDKWKKNPENKGKLYTEGFFKYSRHINYFGDILWVSAYALVTKNVWAITIPVFLFCFFAFYNAPKLDKHLKEKYGKQYDEYAKKATMLIPFIY